The sequence atgtataatgAATTTCATTATTAATCTCTACAAATATCCAGAACTGTCTTATCTACTTTAGTGATTACATTTGAGTTGGCAGTTAGCATTACTAGAgttgaaaaataaggaaagaatttGGCAGTAATGTGCCTTTTTAATGCCAGAAAGTTCATTTCCCATTTCCTCACAGTATATTCCATTTGGGTCTGTTGAGCTGGGTGGTGGGTTTTGCTAGAGAACTATCTTGAGAATGAGTCTGATATTTGAGAGAGCTTTCTAAGAGCTGCTCCtcaataaatttaattttctccaaTACTGTCTCTAAGtgtgccttttgttttgttagatTATCTCATATAACGAAGGTATATTGTAACACCTCTGCATCTTTAGgtgctaattatttttttaaagtattgtaGGTACCAGCAAAAAAAGCTCAGCTTCCTAGTAGGAAACATACAACAGACAGAAAGTGCCAAAAAAAGCTTCCATAGGCCAAAATGCTTAACTAATAGCTCTTCAgttagcttttgttttaaattatgcatttaGGATATACACTTAACCTTCCCACCTTGACTCCTGTGGCTAATTTCCTGTACTTTGTTGTGAGTTCAACCCTGATTACTCTATACTGATGGTTTATATAAAGTTATGCTTCCTGACAGCGCAAGCATTTTATATCCCATCCTGCTAAAGTATCATAAATCTGGTTGTCCACTTTAACATGTTGATCTCTTGTTAATGTAGCTTACATTTTGGAGAAGATGAGAGAAGAGATAcacttctctctctgcagaagTGGTGGCATGATGCAAAAGGGAAGATTTCTCTTAAACTAGGCAGGTAAAAGTCGTGTACCTGTGGAAAGCTTGTACTGAGTAACAGGTGAAGCAGTGAGGGTTCACAATCATATAGCTGGATGTTTACTGTTTTTTGAAACACTATGGCTTTGCCCAAAGTCAGCTATGCCAAGTACAAATCAGTAGGAGCCAGTTACTTATGTGAACCTTGGAATCAGTATGAGCACCCATGCTTGGTGAGGGGGAAAAATTGGGCACATGCTAGCTGTTCATAATTAGGGTGGAGCCCAAATGAGATGCCTGAGCTGATCTAACAAGCTCTTGCTGAAAGAGGCAGTTTCATTCCATCCTCTTTATGCTTCTGGCAGTATTCTCCTGCTTCTTAACGTGTGCCAGTTCTTAGCTTGCTAACCAAATGATTAGGTAGTATCAATCACCTAACCTGTTAAAAACTTGCCTGGTTAATCTTCTCTTGTCTGTTAGTGAGCTGGCACAAAGGTGGGGACGAGGAGCTGTTTCTGTGTTGGATCAGCTTGACCTCTGAGGGGCTTTTGCAGAAAGCTTAGCCAAGTGTCAAATATGTAAACTCATAGTCCTACAATATTCCAGTTGCTTATCTTTTAAGActagttaaaaaacaaactctcCAAACAGTTTAGTAACCTATGAGAACTTGAATGAATTTAGATAAATATCAAACTTTGTTTATGTAAAAAGGTATTGTGTAACAGTATTAAGgttgtttggggaaaaaaagaaataggtgCCTGCTAATGTTGTCTGTAATGCAAGACACAATTTTTTATAACTGTTAAGGATTAATCCTTCAATACAAGAGGAAATTGTTTACTCTGCTTCCCATTAATGAAATAGGACTTTTAATGGTAACAGTTTGGGGGTGATACTTAAACAAAGCTTAAACAACAAATACTTAAACAAAGCTTAAACAGCACTAGGATAGAGAAACTACTAGGCTTATGGGTTTTTTACTATGTTGCTATTTTAACTGCTAGTATGGTATTTGCTAGTATTTACGCTTATTTCTTTACTAGCAGAATTTAGTGTTTGGGAGAACATACGTTCTGAAACAGTAACTTTTCTTGTAAAATCTTATTGTAGTAGAACATTGCCATACTAGTTTGTAGCACTGTTCTGCTTAATCTAGTATTCTATCCTTTAGTCTCATAAACAAAGTGTAATAAACAGGCTTTACTTTCACAAATTCCAATGTGGTTTGTCTCAAAAATGGCCTGATTCACACAGATGATTAATGTTTTATCTCCAAGTGGCTGAGTTAACAGCGGTAGCTGTTTTTGCAGCACTAAGGAGTATATGGAGTTTCAGTTGCAGTAAAACTGATACGGTCAACAGCTTGCTATTGAAAGGGGTAGATTCTGATCCCATTCATGGCTGTGCATCTTCCCTTTCATGTGCATTGCTCTGGTCTTGGCTGCAGTCTTTCCTGGGCTTGTTTAGCAAGCTAAACAATCAAGactggcttttgtttttcagctttctgctgcGTTGTTGAACTTGACCAGCTTGGTGAAGGAGTTAAGTACCACAGGGCATGATCCCTACCACTGGCACAACTACACTGGGCACATCAGAGACCTCAACTTGTGCCAAGTTCCTGAGGgaggctgcagctctccaggtTCTGAGCTGCAGGGATGCCTGGGGGCACCCACTGGGCCAGAAGAAAGTGATGTCCCTGCCCCTAAAAGGTGTGCAGTGGTGGAAAATGTGTGTCACTGAGCAAAGGAGCAGTGGAATGGGGTCAGCAGGCTCCACAGcatcagaaataacaaaaagaacaagACCCTGCAGGTTCAAGAGCCTGAAACCTCCAGGTATATTGAAGGAGGGGCAGGAACAGTCTGTGCATATCAGGCTGGGAAATAGATACTCCCACAATGGTGAAGGCTGGGAGCTGATGGCTTCTGGCACCAAGAGAAAGATTCCTGTTCCTCGAGCAGATGTGCAATTGCCAAATAGGTTCAGTGCACTGGAAGAAGACGACACATGGCTGGAAGCTCTGTATACAACAAAGCATCAGCAGCACCTGGTAGCAGCAGCAAGTGATAGTCGTGGGGAGACTGCCTCCTGCAGAGGACAGGCCTCCATCTGAGCTGCTGTCTTAGGGAGGTTTGCTGCTTCTAGGTAGCCCTGATAAGGGATGTTATGGAGGGACTGCCAAGGTGTGTTTCACCCTCAGACTATTTAaccctgcagctcttccactTCAGTACTAATGGGTATAGCAAGGGGATGCCTGGAGCTTATCAAGCATGACTATGTGGCTTTTGGAATGAGGGCCAAGGGCACAGGAAGCTGGGTGGCTTTTCTCCATGATCTTCAACCCCTTTCCCCTCACCATCAAGAGGAACAGACAGATCCTGCCTGTCCACAACTAGTTAGTTGCACAGCTGATACTGGTAGCAGAGACTTGGGTTTTATGACCATGGGGCTCCCTTTGTAGGTCAAGGACTATCAGGAGGAGATAGCATCCACCTACCCATGTCAGGGCAGAAGTGTCTCTGCCAACAGGCTGAGCAACCTGATGAGAAGGGACTTAAACTAGAAATTGCAATAGAGGGGAATGCCTACCCACAATCAAGTAAGGAAATGGGTGAACTTGCAAACAAAGGGTGTAGGCTGATGTGGACAGGAGACACCTTGTAATCAACAGAGCAGAGTTGAAGGCAGCCCATCCCGTGTGTATGCACTCAAACAAGGACATATGAACAGGACAAGATGATGGGGGAAGCTCTCACAGTTTTTCTGGGGAATCTGCAGGACTGGGTGCCTctctgaagtgcctctacacaAATGCGTAcagcatggggaataaacagGTAGGTGTTGGAGGTCTGCATGCAGTTGCAGGGCTGCGGTTTTATTGGGGTATCTGATGTGGGATAGCTTATGCAGCTGGAGTACTGCAGTGGATGGATATGGACTGCCTAGGAAGGCAGTCTGGGATATCAAGGAGTGGGAGTTGCCTTTTATGTGAAAGAGCAGCTGAACTGCATGGACCTCTGCCTTCAGTCATCTGAAAAGCCTGTTGAGAGCTTATGAGTTAAGATTAGAGGGCAGATCAATAGAGGGGACACTATAGTGGGTCTTTGCTACAGACCACCTGAGCAGGAAGAAGTAGAGGAGGCCTTCAGACAACTGGAAGATGCCTCGTATTTACAGGACCTGGTCCTCATGAGAGACTTCAGCTATTTCAGTGTATGGTAGAAGaagcaacacagcagggcacaggcaatccaggaggtttctgGAATGCATTGATGACCACTTGCTAACACAGCTGATCAAGGAGCTGATGAAGGAAGCAATTATGCTGGACCTCACACTTAGAAACAAGGAAGAATTGGTTGGGACATGAAGACTGGGGGCAATGTTGGCTGCAGTGACCCTGGGATGGTGGCattcaggatcctgagaggaggGAACAAGGCAAAAATTGGGATCACAACCCTGGACTAGTTAACCTTATTTTGAACAGGGGAGTTAAACTAGACAGTTCTACAGTGACCTTAATCTGTCACAAGTGACTGCCCACGTTTAAAAGTGTATGGGCCTGCTCTCTTTGCTTGTCTTCCTGCAGTTCACTTATGCTGGCTGTAGTATTCTTGTAGCTGTGTGGGGAGGTCTGCTTGGGGAACTTACCTGTTTAGCCCTAATCCATCAGAGGCTAGAGCTAAACATGAAAGTGTACAATATAGCTGAGGTAATGTAGTAGCTTGCTTCCTCCAGAAGGGCAATGGCCCCTTCCCCTGGCTCTCAGCACCTGCTGCTTACCCTGTACCAACTCTGGCAGACCCACTTCATAAGCTGACTCAGTACATAAAGCTGGCAGAAAGCTAACCTAGCAAAAAGCAGACAGTTTTCTGCTGTGGTAATGAAGTGAATTAGTTTAGTGAGGCTCTAATGAGGGCTAGGTTAATAGTCCCTCTGCTCTTTCCCATGCTGTTCTAGCCCTTTTATGTACCCTCACTGTAGGTGGGGTGCTGCCCTAAGGGCATAGTTTGTGGTCACTTTAATGCAGCAAGAGTGAAGAAATACTGATCAGGAGCCTGTCCAGAGCTGGAGGTctgtgggttttgggtttgtacTTTGTCACGAGAATGATTGTGTATATAGAGAGTAAGTCTggctgattctttttttttttttagaaaagcatcTCATCTGTCTAAAGAGGTGGGAGGGATTGTCCTCAGTACAACATCTTTAATCTAACTTGATCTTTGTTTCAAGGATAAGGGTTTTACATTCTTATCTGTAGAAAGAATTTAATCAGAGTGAGTCTATTatgttctgaatatttttttctcaccttttcCACCCAGCATCACTAAGGAGAAAAGCTTTCCATAGTTGCTGTTTGATTTGGGTAATATTGAGATCTTAAGCAGATTAAACCATAGCATAACTTTGATAAAAGCTTGGTGCAATAATGTCTATTATAGCTCTCTACAGTAGGTAGAACTTCTAATTTTCAAGTTAGACCTTTATATTCTTCAGTTTTACAATAACctgcttaaaataattatgagcAGTGACGTGACAGTGAAGAGACTGGGTTCTGCCAGTTCTGCAGTAGTTCTGCCACTGTTAAATTTTACTCCTTTAGATTTTGTCCTAGTGTCCCTGGATTGTTGTCTTGTCTAGTTTGGGGAGAGGTGTGGCAAGGAATGGAGGCTTCTGCATCTAGACTTTTGAGGGGTTTGTATTAGAGGGGTTTGGTCTTTTGCCATCATAGCATGGCTGTAGGCATAAAACACGCATACAGAAAATTGCTGTGATATCACATAGACTGGGTAGGATTGacttcagaacaaaataaaatagcatttatgTAGCAATAATGTTCCTTTAAAGGGGCTCACACAAGCAAATCTACACCtataaaaggaaagattaatGTTTCGCTATACAGatagtattttttccttgagtACTCAGTGTCTAGACAGCCTTGCTAGTCAAGGTAGACAAGTCTAAATTCAAATGCTGTCTGTACAAAGGAACTGAAGTGGCTAAATCCACTGTGCATGTTAATAATCCATTTAGAGTGTGTGCTAGTAGTTAGGTTCCTCAAGATGAAATAACACCTGTTGTTGAACATCCAGCATTCCATAAACATTTTCTAGGAAACAcactcagaaaaacagaattagcTGCCTAATGTAAAAAAGTAGGTGTTGTCTGTATCACTAACTTAGAAGTGAATAAACAGCTAGAGATAAGGTACACTTCCTTAATGTGATATTATCTCCAAGTAGTTTTCTTTATGGAtgtactgaaatatttgttaataCTTAACTAGCAAGCCATACAGTTTGGCAGATGTTTGTAACAGTTATTCTCAATATTTCTGAGCAATCTTTTCTCCTCATTTAACTCATGcaagtactttaaaataaaatattgatcCTCTGACACAGGGCATTTTGACCCTCCCTTGTGCAGTACTGGTGGTCACAAGTGTGTAGTGAGACAGATCAGGGAACTGATCAGGCCAAAATCTGATGTAACCACATAGGGAAAGTGGGGGGAGGTCTGGGTGTCTGAAGTGTTAACATCTCCTGCAGATACTACTACGGATTTGTGTCAGAAGCAGGTCTAACTTGAATTAGTGGTGGTGCTTGGTTAATGTAACAGGTTTTTAAACTCTTGGGCACTACtctaattttgtctttaaatttgAGTTCTGGTTACCTGTGTTAAACAGTGAACTTCTAAGCCAGCAAGTTACTGATTTAAAcaggttttaaataatttagaacCAGATATGTACtttcctgaaagaaagcaagcctgACATGGGGAGCTTAAAATATCTGTTCTGCTATTTCAGAGACAAAACAatccctccctcctgcagaaAGCTATTAGTGTTTAAAACtgagcacagaaaacaaaaatggagaaCACAAGCCAATTACAGTGTATGTCCAGGTAAGAGTGCCCTTTCACACAGGACAGAGCCAGAGGACAAagctgttggggggggggggaaagaagcaTCTTTTCATCGGTCTCTTCTAATGCAAACCAAAAGATGGTGGTGTTGGGAAGCAGTGGAAATCTTTGAGAACTGAGACAAAAATTGAAGCTCGTTGAGCCAGGGAGGAAGCCCTTGCTACAGAGCCCAAACCACAAAGCTATTGCTTACCTAGTGGTGACTTAATTAGAACAGGAAAAATCGTCAGTCCAATTTCTCCAGGGTATGTCACTGCAAGTGAATCTacccatttttattattttgttctgtatgtGCTGGTCGCACAGCAATAGAGAAGCCTTAGGGAGAGATTCAAGTGTTGAAATTTCTTCAGTGTTATGGGCAAGATGGCATCATCAACATGAGGACTAATATTGCAGAATCGTTAAGTTATGTCTCTCAGTAGATCTTGAGATGAGTAATATGGAACCCACTGTCTAGGTTGCACTGCTTTgaagtttatttaaaactttttccaAAGGCTTTGTTGATGTGAGCTACATATGCAGAGCTGTTTGTCTAAACCTGTCTTGCAGTTATTTAAGATCTTATACATAGCTGAGCTTCTCAAAGTTCAGAGCAGCGTTGTCTCAGTGTGGGTAGGGGGTTACTTTATTTCATATTGATCATTAGTAGAcactgaataaatatttgtacatGACTCCTAGCAATTTAAAGAAAGCTGGTACCAATACTTTATAGGCACATAGATTAACTTCTATTAAAATTAACTCCATGTAAAATGTATCTGGATTGAATGGTAATGTTAATTTTAACACTGAGCTTGGACTTTTGATCTTGTCTTTAATTTGTATGAAATGGGACGACTGCTTGGCTCCACCAAACTAGATTCAGCCAGAGCAGAACAAATCCTATTATTCATAGGTAGACTTCTGTTGTAGTTTAAAGCCagtcagcagctaagcaccacacagctgctcgcttaccctcctgccccacccccagtgggatgagggagagaattggggaaaaaaaaagtaaaacctgttggttgagataaagacagtttaataggacagcagaggaagagaaaataataataatgataaaagaatgtacaaaacaagtgatgcaaaatgcaattgctcacccCCAACTGAatgatgcccagcctgtccctgagctgTGATGGCTGCTCCctagccaactcccccagtttatatactgagcatgatgtcgtatggtatggaatagccctttggccacctggggtcagctgtccctgctgtgccccctcccatcTTTTtttgtgcctggcagagcatgggaagctgaaaagtccttgactagtataagcactgcttagcaacaactaaaacatcagtgtgttaccaacattattctcaacTAAATCCAAaactataccagctactaggaagaaaattaactctatcccagctgaaaccgGGACAACTTCTCTGGTATAAGATAAATGTCTGAATCCTTGGAAAGTTCTATTCTGTTCAGAATGTTCTGTTCAGATCTTTGTTTAGAGTTATTTAGTAAGTATGTTAAGTGTCACTTTCCTGTTTTACAAATTGTCAGTAGCAAGTGAGGATTACTACAGGAGAAAACtaaaaatggagagaaatagaTATTCAACAAATATCCATATCTTCAACTGATAATGAATCATAATTGAAACTTCTTAGTCTGTTACATACACAAAATCAATGTGCCTGGCAAACTAGGGCTTTCAGAAGTAGTAAGCTGATCTGTACAGATTACCAATGTATTCAGGATCACTTATTAATTAAACTGCCAAAACTAAATACAGTAACTGGTAAATATGTGCCTTGCATATTACTGCgaaatgtttaaaactgaagttGCTGATAACTGTGATACTTATACAATGAGGAAAGAAGCTACACACTTACTATGAGACTTTCTGCTTTCAAGTGATCACACTGATCAGCTTACTGGTCTCAAATCAGCTGTAGTTAAGACAAACTGTTGTCCCTAATAATGAACtttatgtgactttttttaataaatgcctgtaatatttttgttgtagGTAAGCAAGTGAGAACCAAACTGTCACAGGCCTTTAATCACTGGCTGAATGTTCCAGAAGATAAAATACAGGTACTggctaattatttttaaagggctgTTACCTTTCTTCCCAGACTACTGATAACAGATGACTCTCTTACATAGCATAAATGATGAGAAATCTTAAATGCACTAGCTTCTGAATATATTAAAGTAAACTTCCAGGAAAACAACTGTAGTGCAAAGCTTTGACTGTAATGTAACActaaagaaattacttctgtgACTTGTCTTACATAGAATAGTTACTTCTTTCCAAGTGTGCTCAACCTTTTAAGTTGTAGATAAGCAGCTACCATTGTTACCCACTTAACATGATGCAGTTATTAACACTGACTTTTCAATGACTTATGAAAGAAGCTAGACAGTTACCTTGTAAACTACACAAATATAGTGGTTGAAAATGTTATGATTTTGATACAAGAATATCAAAGACAGCAGTTATATCAACTTTATAGACCACTCCTTTTTCTGGACCTAAAACTATGGTTGTCTTACCATACAATCTCGAGTTCTTACTCCCTAATGAGAAGCATTAGACTAGgaattctcctttcctttttcttttctgttggaCAAATCTATGCAAGATGTATGGCTGTGTACTTAAATACTGTGGCttgtcaaatgaaaaattatccTCTTGGTTAGACTGCAGTTTTGCCAGATGCATATCAAGGGTGCAAAAGTTTCTCTGTATCCAAGACAATGTAAGGAATTAAAATAACCAATTATGTGTTTTGACTCTTACCTAGCTGGTCCcaaaaaatttctttaattgTAGGCAGCAGTACCTTTAGAGTTTGTGAAGGAGCCCTCTTAAGGGTGGCTTAAGAGTGACATTTCATAGTCCTCAAGTAGCAAAATGGTGTAAGTAACTTAAACAATGAAGGAAGAGGCTGTATTCATCTAGTAActcctttccattttccaaCCCGTCTATATAACTTTTTAGCCAGATTTATTCTGGCTTCCAGCTAGACATTTCTTATCCTTTGTGCTCAGCTACACAtccaaataaaatgtattatataGTGACCTGTGTATTGTATGCATGGGTTTAGTCTGATATTATAGATCAGAATTCACACTGGAAGAAGCCTCTAGAAGTTATCTAGGACAACACCCTGCTTAAAGCAGGGCTTGCTCTGTAGCTACCTCGGGCTTCTGGGGGCCTTGctgagttttgaaaatctgaggATGTCGattctgcagcctctctgggccTGTCTTCCTCTGCTGAACCCCTTCCATGATAACAAACTCTTCCATTCTGTCCAATTGGGATTTCTTATGCTGCAGTCTGACTGTTGCCTCTTGCCCTTTTGCTGAGCACCTGTGAGAGTACAGGTCCATCTTCCCTCATGTACTATAAGCTAAAGCTGCAGTGCCTCTGTGTGAACAGAAGTTACCAGTTCTACCTGTCACTTTTAAACTGATAGTCATGTAACTGTTACTGAAAACTTAGACCACTTGTTCTGGTTATCTTTATGAAGAAAACTGATGCTTTAATGTTTCCTTTACCCTGTAAGCTGTTTGCAATGGaacttcaatatttttattcctcagGTCATTTGAGGACAAAAACAAGACCCTGTCATCTTTTATTCTGAATCCTGCCACAATTACTGCTTTTGTGCATACTTGTACTAATTCTAATAACTTAAAGTTGTTGAGGTCTGCAGGACCACTTCTAGTCATCTTTTTGATGTCTCTTGTAATCTTTAGATGTCCCCAGTTGTCTAGCAGCCTGATTTCCTTCCAgctatttgtatttcttttattaaaagctgAATTCTGGCACTCCAtataggacttttttttttaccttggaTCACTTGTCTTCATGTAGTTTATGTAGATGAATACAGTTGAGGATACTGTTCCTTGGTAGTTGATTTTACTATTGGCTGCcactatttcaattttttcccaGCCAAGTggtctcatttttttccccacttactGCATCTCTAGTACTCATCTGACACTGCACTGAGACACTTCAGCTTGTTGAATTAGAAAACACTGGGTTTGTCAGGTGAACTTTCTTCTAAGAAGGCACTGAAATGGGCTGGTACAGGGCCAAGCGAATTTTAAAGCTATTGCAGATAAGGAGGTAGAAATCTGTGTGTTGGAGTGATAGTGCAGCAGCCACCGATTTGATAGGCTTAGGTTGTAAGAAAGCATAACACTCTCTACTGGTTCTTCAGCTTTCATTATGAAGAGCAgtcttttcatttcctcaggCTACTTCCTGATGTCTtctaaaataagctttttccaCTGGCTGAACTCTTTTGCTCCTTACTTTCAACTTTGAAGCATTTTTGACACTATCTTTTCTTAAGTTCACAAGATAACTTAATTCAAACACACAGATTCATGAAGCACTATTTCAATTAAACCTTAAATGTGTAGAAGCTGCGAAAGTTCATGAAATGGACAGTGATATTAAATAGGTTAGCAAGAGGAATGCTAGAATAGGCTTATCCAAGGAATTCACAGAATACAGGGAAACTTTCCTGAAAGTACTGAGAATGAGAATGTCATAATAGACTAAAAGAATATTCAGACAAATAAGTATGCAAAGTTGCTTTCAGTAAGTACTGTCTTCTGATTTAGAGTCAATGGGCAACAGCATATCTTTACAGGTCAAAGTAGGGCTTGCTTCTAACTGGTAGATGAGTCACTAGTGCTTCTTAAGTAGGTTGTTCTTGCAGTAATATCTTGGAttgctgggttttgggttttaatCTTTGGGACAGTGGTCACTGAACACTAGGTGACTCGCTGTTCAAGAAAATGCTTGCAGCAAAGTCCCTCTTTTTCTTACAGCACCCACCAAACAGGACCACACTAGGTATTTGCCACTATTTAATGGTGGCCTTAGTATTTTTTAGAAGCAGTTGCTTTGATGAATGTTGACTGCGTGCAGTGTTTGTAGGTAACAAGTGTAATTGGTTCAttagctttaaaataatctattaaTCAGATGTGTTTTTCAGTAAGTTTGTACAGTATGCAGTTTTACatgcttaaatttaatttccatttaagCATGTGCTGAATATACCTGTTCCTTGCATAGCAGCTGTGCAATAAAAACAGTATATACTGTTAAAACTCTTCATTTCTTGTTGAATTGTCCTGCTTTGGAATTGTTAAGGTTCACTTTTAGTCAAATATAGTCAGCTACAAGCTTGATGCTCTGAACAGTTTGTGTACCTCAGGTGGTATATGATATTGGTCTATGTAGTAACAAGTAGTAAGTGTGTAGGAAGCTTCCCAGAAGAAGTTGTAGCTGTTGCCTTTCTGCCAAGAATTTTCCAAATGATGTTTCAGAGAGAATAGTCTGTGTTTTAAGAGCTCAGTACTGAAGATAACTACACAAACTGTGGGGAAAGAAAGATGAACTCTCTACACTTATCAATACAAAGTTTACAAGACTAATGTGTTAATGGGTGATACCTGACACTCTCAAGAACTGACTTTGGGAGAATCTCAGGTTAGTGAATCTAAACTTGTCACAATgttgtgttgcttttcttttcctctatttgTGTTTCTAATAACAGTTACTGCATGACTCCTAGACAATGGCATATTTTAGAACTGTAGCAACAATGAAGAGGAGCATGCAAGTGGAAACACTTCAGGGAGTAAGTTCACTTTGAATCTGAAAACATTACACAAAAGACAGACCACATGATCCAGGACTTACAGCAAACTGGCTGATGAAGGGAATCATAAATCTGTGTGAATAGTAAAAGCAAGTGGTCTAAAGGGAACCTCAGTGATCGAGAAGATCATTCTTTAAAACCCTACCCATTTTAAATAAGGTCTTGCAAAACTGGAGGTTAAATTACAGTGGGAGACTTAATGATTTTCTCTTCTTGTAATAGGTTATCATTGAAGTGACAGAGATGTTGCACAATGCAAGCCTGCTTGTGGATGATATTGAAGATAATTCAAAGCTACGACGGGGCTTTCCAGTGGCACATAGTATTTATGGAATTCCATCTGTAATCAACTGTGCTAATTATGTGTATTTCCTTGGCTTAGAGAAGGTTTTAACCCTTGATCATCCAGATGCTGTTAAAGTTTTTACCCGTCAACTTCTGGAACTCCATAAAGGTCAAGGCTTGGATATTTACTGGAGGGATACTTACACCTGTCCTACGGAAGCTGAATATAAAGCTATGGTACTGCAGAAGACAGGTGGTCTCTTTGGATTAGCTGTAGGCCTCATGCAGCTGTTCTCAAATTATAAAAAAGACTTAAAGCCACTTCTTAACACACTTGGCCTCTTCTTCCAAATAAGA comes from Ciconia boyciana chromosome 3, ASM3463844v1, whole genome shotgun sequence and encodes:
- the GGPS1 gene encoding geranylgeranyl pyrophosphate synthase isoform X2 produces the protein MDGMDETSKRILEPYQYLLQLPGKQVRTKLSQAFNHWLNVPEDKIQVIIEVTEMLHNASLLVDDIEDNSKLRRGFPVAHSIYGIPSVINCANYVYFLGLEKVLTLDHPDAVKVFTRQLLELHKGQGLDIYWRDTYTCPTEAEYKAMVLQKTGGLFGLAVGLMQLFSNYKKDLKPLLNTLGLFFQIRDDYANLHSKEYSENKSFCEDLTEGKFSFPTIHAIWSRPESTQVQNILRQRTENIDIKKYCVHYLENVGSFEYTRNTLKELESEAYKQIESLGGNPELVALVEQLSKMFKETEN
- the GGPS1 gene encoding geranylgeranyl pyrophosphate synthase isoform X3 yields the protein MAYFRTVATMKRSMQVETLQGVIIEVTEMLHNASLLVDDIEDNSKLRRGFPVAHSIYGIPSVINCANYVYFLGLEKVLTLDHPDAVKVFTRQLLELHKGQGLDIYWRDTYTCPTEAEYKAMVLQKTGGLFGLAVGLMQLFSNYKKDLKPLLNTLGLFFQIRDDYANLHSKEYSENKSFCEDLTEGKFSFPTIHAIWSRPESTQVQNILRQRTENIDIKKYCVHYLENVGSFEYTRNTLKELESEAYKQIESLGGNPELVALVEQLSKMFKETEN
- the GGPS1 gene encoding geranylgeranyl pyrophosphate synthase isoform X4; this translates as MLHNASLLVDDIEDNSKLRRGFPVAHSIYGIPSVINCANYVYFLGLEKVLTLDHPDAVKVFTRQLLELHKGQGLDIYWRDTYTCPTEAEYKAMVLQKTGGLFGLAVGLMQLFSNYKKDLKPLLNTLGLFFQIRDDYANLHSKEYSENKSFCEDLTEGKFSFPTIHAIWSRPESTQVQNILRQRTENIDIKKYCVHYLENVGSFEYTRNTLKELESEAYKQIESLGGNPELVALVEQLSKMFKETEN
- the GGPS1 gene encoding geranylgeranyl pyrophosphate synthase isoform X1 is translated as MRTAWGINRDKTIPPSCRKLLVFKTEHRKQKWRTQANYSVCPGKQVRTKLSQAFNHWLNVPEDKIQVIIEVTEMLHNASLLVDDIEDNSKLRRGFPVAHSIYGIPSVINCANYVYFLGLEKVLTLDHPDAVKVFTRQLLELHKGQGLDIYWRDTYTCPTEAEYKAMVLQKTGGLFGLAVGLMQLFSNYKKDLKPLLNTLGLFFQIRDDYANLHSKEYSENKSFCEDLTEGKFSFPTIHAIWSRPESTQVQNILRQRTENIDIKKYCVHYLENVGSFEYTRNTLKELESEAYKQIESLGGNPELVALVEQLSKMFKETEN